The Saccharothrix variisporea genome has a segment encoding these proteins:
- a CDS encoding LysR family transcriptional regulator yields MELRDIEIFLTLAEELHFGRTAARLHVSQARVSQAISRQERHLGAPLFDRANRRRIELTPLGRQLRDDLRPVYTGLHDSLRRARLHAQGFTAVLRVGMIPPNAHDLRRYWETFRARHPRWRLRILHAPVTDPFAGLRRGDVDVLVTWLPVREPDLTVGPLLCTGPRVLAVPTDHPLARHDRVSQEAAADLLHPTVDAPGYWVEGLLPARTRRGRVIERGPVVGNAEEALALVSSGEVAGLFPAHVSRYWKRPDIAYLPVRDLDVVRFAPVWRTEAETDLVRAFARTVRDLGPLEDQEAS; encoded by the coding sequence GTGGAACTCCGTGACATCGAGATCTTCCTGACCCTGGCGGAAGAACTGCACTTCGGCCGGACCGCCGCCCGGCTGCACGTCTCGCAGGCACGCGTCAGCCAGGCGATCAGCCGGCAGGAACGCCACCTCGGCGCACCCCTGTTCGACCGCGCGAACCGCCGGCGCATCGAGCTCACCCCGTTGGGGAGGCAGCTGCGCGACGACCTGCGCCCGGTCTACACGGGCCTGCACGACAGCCTGCGCCGCGCCCGCCTGCACGCGCAGGGCTTCACCGCCGTGCTGCGCGTCGGCATGATCCCGCCCAACGCGCACGACCTGAGGCGGTACTGGGAGACCTTCCGCGCCCGGCACCCGCGGTGGCGGCTGCGGATCCTGCACGCGCCGGTCACCGACCCGTTCGCCGGGCTGCGCCGCGGGGACGTCGACGTCCTGGTCACCTGGCTGCCGGTCCGGGAACCCGACCTGACCGTGGGTCCCCTGCTGTGCACCGGCCCACGGGTGCTGGCCGTGCCGACCGACCACCCCCTGGCCCGGCACGACCGGGTCTCGCAGGAGGCGGCGGCCGACCTCCTGCACCCGACCGTCGACGCGCCGGGGTACTGGGTGGAGGGTTTGTTGCCGGCACGCACCCGCCGGGGTCGCGTGATCGAACGCGGACCCGTGGTGGGCAACGCGGAGGAGGCACTGGCCCTGGTCAGCAGTGGTGAGGTCGCGGGCCTGTTCCCGGCCCACGTGAGCCGGTACTGGAAGCGGCCCGACATCGCCTACCTCCCGGTCCGGGACCTCGACGTCGTCCGGTTCGCGCCGGTGTGGCGCACGGAGGCGGAGACGGATCTCGTCCGCGCCTTCGCCCGAACCGTCCGCGACCTGGGACCGCTGGAGGACCAGGAGGCGAGCTGA
- a CDS encoding winged helix-turn-helix transcriptional regulator, which yields MVTVHLKRRYGDGCGVAQALDVVGERWALLIVRDLLLGPKRFTDLQAGLPGAGPNILAQRLRDLESTGVVRRRTLPPPAGSKVYELTEWGAELDPIVTALGLWGVRSPVLPLEGEVGADSIMLNLRACFTPSESRRWTADYEIHIGRDRFTMRVVEGELVETVRGQVVGTPDAEIEADPETLDGLMLGKQTVAEAIDAGCLRVTGSLHATQLLFDATLIA from the coding sequence ATGGTGACCGTGCACCTCAAGCGGAGATACGGCGACGGCTGCGGCGTCGCCCAGGCGTTGGACGTGGTCGGCGAGCGCTGGGCGCTGCTGATCGTCCGCGACCTGCTCCTGGGGCCCAAGCGGTTCACCGACCTCCAGGCGGGCCTGCCCGGCGCCGGGCCGAACATCCTCGCCCAACGCCTGCGCGACCTGGAGAGCACCGGCGTCGTGCGGCGGCGCACCCTGCCACCGCCCGCCGGGTCGAAGGTCTACGAGCTGACCGAGTGGGGCGCCGAGCTGGACCCGATCGTCACGGCACTGGGCCTGTGGGGCGTGCGCTCACCCGTGCTGCCGCTGGAGGGCGAGGTCGGGGCGGACTCGATCATGCTCAACCTGCGCGCGTGCTTCACCCCGAGCGAGAGCCGCCGCTGGACGGCCGACTACGAGATCCACATCGGACGCGACCGGTTCACCATGCGGGTGGTCGAGGGCGAGCTGGTGGAGACCGTGCGCGGCCAAGTGGTCGGCACGCCCGACGCGGAGATCGAGGCCGACCCGGAGACCCTGGACGGGCTCATGCTGGGCAAGCAGACGGTGGCCGAGGCCATCGACGCCGGCTGCCTGCGCGTGACCGGCAGCCTGCACGCCACCCAACTCCTGTTCGACGCCACCCTCATCGCCTGA
- a CDS encoding SDR family NAD(P)-dependent oxidoreductase: MADLSSKTALVTGASRGIGRGIALRLAADGARVAVHYGSNDAAAKEVVSAIEQAGGNAFPIRAELGVPGDVDVLFTALEAELAGAPLDILVNNAGILDPTPVEELSPEAFDLTFAVNVKAPFFITQRALRLVPDGGRIIFISSAVTRIASTFFHYTMTKAANEALGFTLAQALGRRSITVNSVAPGVTDTDMGSWVHSAPGLKEEIEGSTAAGRLGQPSDIADVVAFLASEDARWITGATVDASGGMWLGPAAE; the protein is encoded by the coding sequence ATGGCGGATCTGAGCAGCAAGACGGCCCTGGTCACGGGCGCTTCGCGGGGCATCGGGCGGGGCATCGCGCTGCGGCTGGCGGCCGACGGGGCGCGGGTCGCGGTGCACTACGGCTCGAACGACGCGGCGGCCAAGGAGGTCGTCTCGGCCATCGAGCAGGCGGGCGGCAACGCGTTCCCGATCCGGGCCGAGTTGGGCGTGCCCGGCGACGTCGACGTGCTGTTCACCGCGCTGGAGGCGGAGCTGGCGGGTGCGCCGCTGGACATCCTGGTCAACAACGCGGGCATCCTCGACCCGACCCCGGTCGAGGAGCTGTCGCCCGAGGCGTTCGACCTGACCTTCGCGGTCAACGTCAAGGCGCCGTTCTTCATCACGCAGCGCGCGTTACGCCTGGTCCCCGACGGTGGCCGGATCATCTTCATCTCGTCGGCGGTGACCCGCATCGCCTCGACGTTCTTCCACTACACGATGACCAAGGCGGCCAACGAGGCCCTGGGCTTCACCCTCGCCCAGGCGCTGGGGCGGCGGTCGATCACGGTCAACTCGGTCGCGCCCGGCGTGACCGACACCGACATGGGGTCGTGGGTCCACAGCGCTCCGGGGCTCAAGGAGGAGATCGAGGGGTCGACCGCGGCGGGCCGGCTCGGGCAGCCGTCCGACATCGCCGACGTGGTCGCGTTCCTCGCCTCGGAGGACGCCCGGTGGATCACCGGCGCGACGGTCGACGCCAGCGGGGGCATGTGGCTCGGACCGGCCGCCGAGTGA